The DNA region GCCCGCGCAGTGGCTGGACGCCGCCCGCGCCGGCAGCGCCGACCTGCACGCCCGCGGGTACGTGAGCGCGCACACCATGGCCTTCGAGGAACCCGGCGCGCCCTGGGCGCTGCAGACGCTGGCCGACCGGGGAGAACTGCCGCTGCGGGTGTGGGCCTGCCTGCCGCACGACGCGCTGGACCACGCCCGCTCGCTGGGGCTGGGGCCCGGGGCGGGGGGCATGTTCGCGTGGGGCGGCGTGAAGTTCTTCGCGGACGGCGCCCTGGGGAGCCGCACGGCGTGGCTGCACGACCCGGGCTTCGCGGACGGCAGCGGCACCGGCATCGCCATCGACACGCCCGAGGTGATCCGCGAGCGGGGGCGGCAGGCGCTGGAACTGGGCCTGATCCCGGTCACGCACGCCATCGGGGACCGCGCGAACACCGAGGTCCTGAACGCCTACGACGACCTGCGGGCCCTGGCCCGGCAGCGCGGCAAGCGCCTGCGCGTCGAGCATGCCCAGCACCTGCGCGCTGCGGATCTGCCGCGCTTCGACGGCCTGACCGCCAGCGTGCAGCCCATCCACCTGATCGGTGACGCGCCCATGATCCGGGACCTGCTGCCGCACCTGGAGGCCGGCAGTTACGCCTTCCGGAGCCTCCAGGCGGCCGGGGCAGTGCTGGCCTTCGGGTCGGACGCCCCGGTCGCCCCGCCCATTCCCCAGGCGAACTTCCGCGCGGCCATCACCCGCCTCGGGCAGGACGGGCAGCCGCTCGCCCCGGACGAGGCCCTGACGCCCGAGGAGGTGCTGTGGGCCCACACGAGAGGCCCCGCCATCGCGGCCGGGTGGGAGGATGAGGGCTGGATCCGGCCCGGGGCGCGGGCGGCGTTCACGCTGTGGGACGAACTGGGCGGTCAGGCGCAGGCGCTGGTGCCCTGACCCGGCCCTTAAGCGGACAGCGGGGGCCGGGTGCCGGTGTCCAGCAGGGCATGCAGCCCGGCCAGGTAGTCGCCGAGCGTCTCGCCGCGGTCCACCCAGCGCGCGAACGACCCCAGCAGCACGCCGCCCGGCACGGCCGAGCGTTCGCTGCGCCGGCCCCACACGGTGACGGGCAGGCCCCGCGTGAGGGGATGGCCGCGCAGCTGGGCGAGGAAGGTCACGGTGTCCATGTCCGGCAGCTGCGGCGTGCTGACCACCAGGTGCGGGCCCCGCGCGCCGTCCAGGTGCGCCAGGGCCTCCTCACCGCTCTCGCAGATGAGGGCGGGACCGCTCGCCGCCCGGCCCAGGGCCTTGCCCAGCAGCTGACGCTGCAGGGGGTCCGGCTCGACCAGCAGCAGCGTCACCGGCCGGGCCGGCTGCAGGGGGCGGACGGGAACGGAAGTCATGCCCGCATGCTCCGCCGCCCGGCTTCACGGCAGATGCCAGCCGGCTAAACCCGGCGTGAAAAATCAAAGGTGGGTCAAGGGCCGCCCAAGCCGCCCTGAAGGCCAGGGGGAAGGGCGTGCCCCGGACCCGCGCTCAGTATCCGCGGTGGGTGACGGTGGCGCCCTGCGTTTCCAGCCAGTCGGTGACGGCGCCCACCGCGGCCTTCACGCCGGGCGTGATGATCGGGCCGCCGAACCGCGCGAGGCGCACCAGGGTGCTGCCGTCCTCGCGGTTGGTGATGCCGACCAGCACCTCCTGCGTGAGTTCGCCCTCCACGACGTGCGCCAGCGCCACCCAACCGTCCCGGCGGAGGCTGCCGTACAGGTCGAGCAGAATGACCGTCCAGTCCGGGCCGCGGCCGGGCTCGCTGCGCTTGGTGAACTTGCTGAACTCGCTGGGGTCGAAACGGTCGGGCAGGGTCAGGATGGCGTGCGGCACGGCGTGGTCGTCCTCCGGGTAGGGGTGGGTGGTCCCGTGCGGAACGGGGGGGTGGGTGGTGGGCGTGAAGCGGGCGTGGTTCACGCCCAGGCCCAGGTCGCGCCACTTCAGCGCGTACTTCGTTTCCAGCGCGGCGGGCGGCGGGGGCGCGCCGGTGTCCACCGTCATGACGCCGCTCGCGCGGGCTTCCTCGCAGGCGAACGCGAAGTACTCGTCGTGGTCGGTGGTGAGCAGCACCGCCCCGCCCGGGTTCAGGCGGCTGGCGGCCAGCTGGAAGAACGGAGCGCGCAGCAGGCGGTGGTCGGTGTGCCCGGCCTTCGGCCAGGGGTCGGGGAAGTTCACGACGATCAGGTCCAGGCCCGCGTGCGGAATCACCTCGCGCACCAGCACATCGGCGGGCAGCTTGGTCAGGACGGCGTTCGTGAGCCCGGCGTCCTTCAGGCGGCGGTGGGCTTTGAGCAGCGACGTGCCGCTGATCTCCACGCCCAGGTAGTTGGGCGCCTGCGGCAGGGCGCGGGCGTAATGCGGCCAGAAGCGGCCGTCACCGAAGCCCACCTCCAGCACCCAGGGGCGCTCCGGCGTGTCCGGGTACAGGCGGGCGGCCGCGTCCGGGAACTGGAAGTCGCCCAGCCGGAAGATCCGCGCGCCGCTCACGCCGTGCCCCCGCCGGCGGGAAGTTGCGCGGCCAGCCGGGCGGCGTCGGTGAGCACACCCGCGTAGGTGTGCTCGCCGGGCGTGCACTGCCCCACCGCCCACACCCGGTCGAAGCGGCGCAGGCGGAAGCCGTCCAGTTCCGCCGGGGCGGGCGTCAGGAACCGCACGTCGTACGGCGGCGCGCCCTCCACCCCCCGCGCGTGCCCCTCGCGGCCGGTGAGGTACACGCCGCTGGCGGCCAGGTCGTCGGCCAGGAAGTCGTACGCGACCTCGCTCAGGCGCCCGGCGTCCTCCATGGTGTCCCCGATCAAGAGCCGGCCCTTCAGGAACGCGCCCACCGCCAGCACTGCCTGACGCGCGTGCAGCGCCGGGCCTTCCCAGGTCGAGAGCGTCACACGGTCCTCCGCCTCATCAAGCGCGGTGACGGTGCTCTGCAGCAGGTGAATGCCGACCGTCGCCTCGATCTCCGCTTTCAGCAGGCGGTGAAAGGTCCAGCCGTCCGTGTCGGGGGCCATCTGCGCGGCCACCTGCGCGAACACGCTGCCGTCCGGAAAGCCCGCGTCCCGGATGGTCGGCTGGTACAGGTTGCCCAGGTGGTCCAGGGCCTGCGAGACCAGCAGCACGTCCTGCCCGGCGCGGGCCAGCCGCCAGGCAAGTTCCGTGCCGGCCAGCCCGGCGCCGATCACGGCCACGTCGTACAGGTGCCCCGGTTGCGGCTGGCTGCGGGGGGTGGAGGGTCCAAACATCACCGGGGAGTCTACTTCCCCGGCGCCCCGGCGGTCAGACCGGGGGCAGCTCCGCGAGTTCCGCGCGCAGCTGCGCGGCGACCGCCAGGGCGCGGGCCTTCACGCCCTGCCCGTGCAGCGCGCCCAGCAGCGCCGACTTCGCCTCACGGTACGTGCGGGCCAGGTCCAGCTCGTCCTGCGCCTCGAACAGCCGCGCCAGCCGGCACTTGGCGGCCGCCTCCAGGCCCGGGTGGCGGATGGTCTGCGCCAGCCGCTCGCTGCGGCTGAGTTCCCGGTAGGCGTCCGTGAATTCCCCAGCGTGCAGGTGCACCTCGCCCAGCAGGCCGCGCAGCTGCGCGGTGCTCTCGTTGTCCTGGGCGGCCTGCGCGGCCCGCAGGCCCGCCTTCGCCGACTCGCGGGCGGGTTCCACCTCCCCGGCGTCCAGGTGCAGCAGGCCCTCGAGCAGCCGCAGGTTCGCGATGGGGCGCTTCAGGTCGTACTCCTCGGCGAGGCCCAGGCTCTCGGGCATCAGGGCGGCCGCCTCGGCGGCGCGGCCGAGGTGCCGCAGCGCGTCGATCATGCCGCGCCGGCCCTCCAGCAGGTAGTGCACGGTACCGGCCGGACCGGTGATGTCGGTGCTCAGCCGGCACAGGTGCAGCGCCTGCGCGTGGTCATCCAGGTCGCCGTACACGGCGGCCATGTTCACCAGCGCACGCGCCAGACTGACCGGCTCCTCCAGGTCCCGCGCGAGGCGGGCGCTGGCCGCGTAATGCTCCAGGGCGGTATCCGGGCGGCCCAAGCGGAAGGCGGCCAGCCCCAGGGCGTTCCAGCAGCGGCATTCCAGGCTGCGCAGCCCGGCCCCCTGCGCGAGCGTCAGGGCCTCCCGGGCGTACTCGGCCAGCACGCGGTTCTCACCCTGGAAGTACGCGCAGCCGCCCAGCAGGCACAGCGCGTACGCCTCGCTGGCCGGGTCGCCCTCCTGCTGGGCCGCGTGCCGCAGTTGCAAGAGCCGGACCCGGGCCGCGTCCGGATCGCTGAGCACCACCAGTTCCAGCGCGCGAATCTGCGTCTCCAGGGAGAGCGTCACGCTGGGCGGGGGAATCTTTGCGACGGCCATACCCCGCAGGGTAGCCGCCCGGCTCTCACCCGACCCTGACAGCCGGCCGGGGGGGCGGCGCACGGGCGCTCAGTCCAGCAGCCGCTGCAGGAACACCAGGTCCAGCCAGCGGTCAAATTTCCGCCCGACCTGCTTCAGGTGCGCCACCCGCTCGAACCCCAGGCGTTCATGAAAGGCGATGCTGGCCGCGTTGTCGGCGTCCACCCCGCCGATCATCACGTGCAGGCCGTCCGCGCCCGCCTGCGCGATCAGCGCCTCCATGAGCCGCCGGCCGGTGCCCGCGCCGCGGTGCCCTTCCCGCACGTACACGCTGTGCTCCACCGTCCGCGCGTACCCGGCCTTCTCCCGGTAGGGGCCGTACGTGGCCCAGCCGGTCACCTCGCCGCCCTCCACGGCCACCAGCACCGGCCAGCCCCCCGCCTGCTTGTGCGCGAACCACGCCTCGCGGGACGCCAGGGTGACCGGCTCCAGGTCGTAACTGGCCGTCGTGTGCACCACCGCGTGGTTGTAGATCTCCAGGATCGCGGACAGGTCCGCATGAACGGCGGGGCGCAGGTTGAGCATGAGGCAGTTCAGCGCGCCGCGCCGCTCCGCGTTCCGCCCCGGGTTAGGCAGCCCGGGCGTAGGCTGGGCGGATGGCGCTGAACGGAGGCTACTCATACCGCCTGCCCTTCCCGCCCTCGGCGCAGGGCACCTCCCTGCTGGACTTCCTGACCGCCGAGTTCCGGCACTCCACCCGGCAGGTCTGGGAAGAACGGCTCGCGCGCGGCGAGGTGGAGGTCGCGGGCCGCCCCGCCACCGGCGCGGAGCAGCCCCGGCCGGGCACCATGGTCGTCTGGCACCGCCCCCCCTGGGACGAACCGGACGTGCCCCTGGACTACACGCTGCTGTACGAGGACGCCGACCTGCTGGCCGTGACGAAACCCTCCGGCCTGCCCACCCTGCCCGGCGGAGGCTTCCTGGCGCACACGCTGCTCACCCGCGTCCGCGCGGACCTGGACCCCGCCGCGTCCCCACTGCACCGCCTGGGCCGCGGCACCAGCGGCGCCGTGCTGTTCGCCCGCACCACCCACGCCGCCGCCACCCTCAGCGCCGACTGGCGCGCCGGCCGCGTGGACAAGGTGTACCGCGCCCTGGCCACCGGGCACTTCCCCGACGCCGGCGCACCCACCGACCTGCGCACCCCCATCGGCCCGGTGCCCCACCCCCGCCTGGGCCGCGTGCACGCCGCCACCCCCACCGGGAAAGCCGCACACTCCCGCGCCCGCGTGCTGGAAACCCGCGCGGACAGCACCCTGCTCGACGTCGAGATCCTCACCGGCCGCCCCCACCAGATCCGCATTCACCTCGCCGCGGCCGGCCACCCCCTCGTCGGCGACCCGCTGTACGGCCCGGACGGCACGCCCCTGGCGGACCTGCCCGGCCTGCCCGGCGACCTGGGCTACCTGCTGCACGCCCACACCCTGCACTTCCACCACCCCGTCACCGGCGCGGCCGTGCAGGTGGTGTCTCCCCCACCCCCGGCCCTGCGCCCGGCAGCCTCTTAGCTGGCCTTTGGATGAGCGTCGTTCCGGATATACCAGCCGACAAGCTGGCGGCACCGCCTGTCGTCAGGCGTGGTCCAAAGGACCAGGGGGACGCCCTGAGCGCCAGTGTCGCTTTTCCAGACGGCGCAGATCCGGCTGATGGGCAATGGACATCAGGTAGTCCGCCAGCGCCCGGAGTTCCTGATCCTCCGGGTCACCCGTCCAGCCGTGCACCCGCACGAGATGCCCGTAACCGCACAGGTAGTTGGAGGGCTGATCGTCCACCGCGAGCACCCGGTGCCCGGGGTAGCGCGCACGGATCCACTTCGCCCTGAACTTCCGGGCGGGCTTCCTCAGTTCATAGTTGCCCTCATCCGTCCGCCGCCAGGTACATCGTTCACGGTGCCAGAGGAAGAAGGCCTGTTCAGCCAGGTCAAAGCCAGTCTCAAGGGCAATGACTCTGAGCCCCTGACTCATCCAGTCTTCGGTCGCGGCGGTCCATACGGCCAGAGCGTACGGCCCGGCCACACTCCCCAGAAAGAATTGAAGGTGCGGGCGGAGCAAAAATTGGTGGCCACCAGCGGCCTCCGGGTCAGGGATGCCGTGCCAGCGGGTTTCATCCAGATCGAGAACGAGCAGGGGTCGGCTCGTTGACGTGTCCTGCATTCCTCATGCTGGCACAGGTAAATCCGCCTGACCCTGCGCCCGGCGGAACCGACCGGTTAATTCCCGGTCAGTGGTCGGTGGTGACGTGGTAGGTGCCGTCGCCCTGAGCGGTGACGGTCACGGTGCCCTGTTCGTCGGTGCGGTAGACGCGGATGCCGTTCTGGCGGTACAGGTCCAGCACTTCGGGCGTGGGGTGGCCGTAGCTGTTCTCGCCGACGCTGATCACCACGTTTTCCGGGCGGACGGCGGCCAGCCACGCGGCGTGGTCGCCATTGCGGGCGCCGTGGTGGATGCTCTTGTAGATCTGGACGGGGCCGCGCGCTTCGGGGCGGCCCTGGGCGAGCCACGCGGTGGTTTCCTCGCGTTCGCTGTCGCCGGTGAGCAGGGCGGTGAACTTGCCGAATTCGACGCGCACGCCGACGCTGTTGTTGTTCTGGTCGTCGTTCATGCCGCGCGGCGGGCCGAAGATGCGGACCTTCATGCTGCCCAGCGTGAACACCTGCGCGTTGGCCTTCTGGAAGGTGGTGCCGGCTTTTTCCAGTGCGGTGACGAGGCGGTCCCAGGTCTGGGTGGTGCCGGCCAGGCCGTTGTTCACGAACACGGTGGGTTTGGCCTGCGCGGCGGGCACCAGGCCAGCGATGTGGTCGGCGTCGGCGTGGGAGGCGACCATCAGGTCCACTTTCGTCACGGCGTACTGGTCCATCAGGGTGCGCATGCGTTCGCCGCTGCGGCCGCCGTCCACGAGGAGCGTTTTGCCTTCGGGGCTGCGGACGAGCACGGCGTCGCCCTGGCCGACGTCCAGGAAGCGCAGGGTGAGTTCGCCGCTGGGCGCTTCCGTTCCGGTGGGGGCGGGCCGGCGTCCGCCCCATCCGCCGCCGGCGCAGGCGGCCAGGGAGGCGGTGAGGAGCAGCACGACCACGCCGATCAGGTCGGAGCTGCTGGGGCCCCGCCGGGCGGCGGCCGGGGCTGGGGCGGCGGTTCGGCGCGCGCTGGCCTTCCCTTTCCCCTTGGCCGGGGTGGCGCGGGGCCGGGTCACAGGGCGGTCTCCTCGTCGTCCGCGGCGGTGTTCAGGGCGTCCAGCCGGGCCTGGGCGGTGCGGCGGCGCTCGGCGGTCTCGTCGGGCAGCACCCGGACGCTCGCACCGTCCGCGCCGGGCTGCACGGCCAGCACGTCCCCTTCCCGCAGGCCGCCGGGCAGCGCGGTGAGCGGCAGGGTGACGGTCACGCCGTCCTCGCGTTCCAGCCGCGCGACCGGGCCGGCCGGGGCGTCCTCCACGGCGTCCACCGTCCAGCGTTCCACGCCGTCCTCCCGCCCGGGGGGGCCGGGCAGGGGGCGCAACTCACGGTCCTTCATCCTTTCAGCGTAGCGCGCCGCGGCCCGGGCCTCTGCGGTGATCCGCGCACTTCCGCCCCGCTCAAGCACGCGCCCCCGCGCGGGGCGGGGGCGGGTCTGGAGCCGAGGGTCGGACTTGAACCGACGACCTACTGATTACGAATCAGTTGCTCTACCACTGAGCTACATCGGCCCGGTTTGCGGGCTTGGAAAGTATATGAATGCTGGCCGGGGGTGTCAACGTGCCGGGGCGGGCGGGGGGCGGGGGCGCGGCGGGGCTTATGCTCGTGGGCATGGCGTTCGAGACGGTATTCGGGAGGGTGGGGCGGCTGGACTGGTTGTGTCTGGCGCCGCACCCGGATGACGCGGAGATCGGGGCGGGCGGCG from Deinococcus ficus includes:
- a CDS encoding amidohydrolase is translated as MSPLTLILARTLTLNPEQPDVQAVLVGGGRVLACGTREDLQALAPRAEVLDHRDLLLTPGLADAHIHLVMYGASLGQVDLQGVTGALEVLRRVADRAARTPAGEWIEGGGFLTSELGLGRYPTAADLDSVSPHHPVILHSRDHHLLWANSLALRLAGITEATPQPEGGQIVHPLGTLLEASAIEQVTRVMPARTPAQWLDAARAGSADLHARGYVSAHTMAFEEPGAPWALQTLADRGELPLRVWACLPHDALDHARSLGLGPGAGGMFAWGGVKFFADGALGSRTAWLHDPGFADGSGTGIAIDTPEVIRERGRQALELGLIPVTHAIGDRANTEVLNAYDDLRALARQRGKRLRVEHAQHLRAADLPRFDGLTASVQPIHLIGDAPMIRDLLPHLEAGSYAFRSLQAAGAVLAFGSDAPVAPPIPQANFRAAITRLGQDGQPLAPDEALTPEEVLWAHTRGPAIAAGWEDEGWIRPGARAAFTLWDELGGQAQALVP
- a CDS encoding HAD family hydrolase codes for the protein MQDTSTSRPLLVLDLDETRWHGIPDPEAAGGHQFLLRPHLQFFLGSVAGPYALAVWTAATEDWMSQGLRVIALETGFDLAEQAFFLWHRERCTWRRTDEGNYELRKPARKFRAKWIRARYPGHRVLAVDDQPSNYLCGYGHLVRVHGWTGDPEDQELRALADYLMSIAHQPDLRRLEKRHWRSGRPPGPLDHA
- the trmB gene encoding tRNA (guanine(46)-N(7))-methyltransferase TrmB encodes the protein MSGARIFRLGDFQFPDAAARLYPDTPERPWVLEVGFGDGRFWPHYARALPQAPNYLGVEISGTSLLKAHRRLKDAGLTNAVLTKLPADVLVREVIPHAGLDLIVVNFPDPWPKAGHTDHRLLRAPFFQLAASRLNPGGAVLLTTDHDEYFAFACEEARASGVMTVDTGAPPPPAALETKYALKWRDLGLGVNHARFTPTTHPPVPHGTTHPYPEDDHAVPHAILTLPDRFDPSEFSKFTKRSEPGRGPDWTVILLDLYGSLRRDGWVALAHVVEGELTQEVLVGITNREDGSTLVRLARFGGPIITPGVKAAVGAVTDWLETQGATVTHRGY
- a CDS encoding RluA family pseudouridine synthase, giving the protein MALNGGYSYRLPFPPSAQGTSLLDFLTAEFRHSTRQVWEERLARGEVEVAGRPATGAEQPRPGTMVVWHRPPWDEPDVPLDYTLLYEDADLLAVTKPSGLPTLPGGGFLAHTLLTRVRADLDPAASPLHRLGRGTSGAVLFARTTHAAATLSADWRAGRVDKVYRALATGHFPDAGAPTDLRTPIGPVPHPRLGRVHAATPTGKAAHSRARVLETRADSTLLDVEILTGRPHQIRIHLAAAGHPLVGDPLYGPDGTPLADLPGLPGDLGYLLHAHTLHFHHPVTGAAVQVVSPPPPALRPAAS
- a CDS encoding ComEC/Rec2 family competence protein; its protein translation is MTRPRATPAKGKGKASARRTAAPAPAAARRGPSSSDLIGVVVLLLTASLAACAGGGWGGRRPAPTGTEAPSGELTLRFLDVGQGDAVLVRSPEGKTLLVDGGRSGERMRTLMDQYAVTKVDLMVASHADADHIAGLVPAAQAKPTVFVNNGLAGTTQTWDRLVTALEKAGTTFQKANAQVFTLGSMKVRIFGPPRGMNDDQNNNSVGVRVEFGKFTALLTGDSEREETTAWLAQGRPEARGPVQIYKSIHHGARNGDHAAWLAAVRPENVVISVGENSYGHPTPEVLDLYRQNGIRVYRTDEQGTVTVTAQGDGTYHVTTDH
- a CDS encoding response regulator; this encodes MTSVPVRPLQPARPVTLLLVEPDPLQRQLLGKALGRAASGPALICESGEEALAHLDGARGPHLVVSTPQLPDMDTVTFLAQLRGHPLTRGLPVTVWGRRSERSAVPGGVLLGSFARWVDRGETLGDYLAGLHALLDTGTRPPLSA
- a CDS encoding DUF3006 domain-containing protein — encoded protein: MKDRELRPLPGPPGREDGVERWTVDAVEDAPAGPVARLEREDGVTVTLPLTALPGGLREGDVLAVQPGADGASVRVLPDETAERRRTAQARLDALNTAADDEETAL
- a CDS encoding FAD-dependent oxidoreductase, which produces MFGPSTPRSQPQPGHLYDVAVIGAGLAGTELAWRLARAGQDVLLVSQALDHLGNLYQPTIRDAGFPDGSVFAQVAAQMAPDTDGWTFHRLLKAEIEATVGIHLLQSTVTALDEAEDRVTLSTWEGPALHARQAVLAVGAFLKGRLLIGDTMEDAGRLSEVAYDFLADDLAASGVYLTGREGHARGVEGAPPYDVRFLTPAPAELDGFRLRRFDRVWAVGQCTPGEHTYAGVLTDAARLAAQLPAGGGTA
- a CDS encoding GNAT family N-acetyltransferase — encoded protein: MLNLRPAVHADLSAILEIYNHAVVHTTASYDLEPVTLASREAWFAHKQAGGWPVLVAVEGGEVTGWATYGPYREKAGYARTVEHSVYVREGHRGAGTGRRLMEALIAQAGADGLHVMIGGVDADNAASIAFHERLGFERVAHLKQVGRKFDRWLDLVFLQRLLD
- a CDS encoding tetratricopeptide repeat protein — protein: MAVAKIPPPSVTLSLETQIRALELVVLSDPDAARVRLLQLRHAAQQEGDPASEAYALCLLGGCAYFQGENRVLAEYAREALTLAQGAGLRSLECRCWNALGLAAFRLGRPDTALEHYAASARLARDLEEPVSLARALVNMAAVYGDLDDHAQALHLCRLSTDITGPAGTVHYLLEGRRGMIDALRHLGRAAEAAALMPESLGLAEEYDLKRPIANLRLLEGLLHLDAGEVEPARESAKAGLRAAQAAQDNESTAQLRGLLGEVHLHAGEFTDAYRELSRSERLAQTIRHPGLEAAAKCRLARLFEAQDELDLARTYREAKSALLGALHGQGVKARALAVAAQLRAELAELPPV